One Xiphophorus couchianus chromosome 1, X_couchianus-1.0, whole genome shotgun sequence genomic region harbors:
- the csde1 gene encoding cold shock domain-containing protein E1 isoform X7, which produces MERGSSEPPVTRSSGSAPDTATAPMPIPRSSSVSCHPHPGSKKYKRTPLYQRSMSFDPGMLHNNGHTAYANGSGPGIRETGVVEKLLTSYGFIQCSERQARLFFHCSQYNGNLQELKIGDDVEFEVSSDRRTGKPIAVKLLKIKPEVLPEERISGQVGPDLHVYPFTVLHGYIHPVVSSVPLNLDGKAAPGQVPTGSVCYERNGEVFYLTYTPDDVEGNVPLETGDKVSFYMETNKHTGAVSARNIQLVKKKQARCQGVVCATKEAFGFIERADVVKEIFFHYSEFKGDLEALQAGDDVEFTIKDRNGKEVATDVRLLPQGTVIFEDISIEQFEGTVVKVIPKVPTKNQSDPLPGRISTRIGFSEKELPFGEKDTKSKVTLLEGDHIQFNISTDRRDKLERATNIEILPDTFNLTKETREMGVIAAIRDGFGFIKCVDRDARMFFHFSEVLEESQLHISDEVEFTVVPVGSVKLFTKDMLSAQRNHAVRIKKLPKGTVSFHTQSEQRFVGVVEKEVVSASNKNASPTKGKEKKKDKEAEEGVIAYEDCGVKLTVPYHVKDLEGGSFPQAGDKVEFCINEVKRTGHQSAVSIRVLNRNASNSRRLHGFVAALKDNFGFIETANHDQEVFFHYSEMCGDVDNLELGDTVEYTLSKGKGNKVSAEKVTKVAAVNGTGDDVGVSVLAGKIIRPIRSVDPSQTEYQGLIEVTEEGEDKGQNYPFGIMGMTNKADCLQKGEHVKFQVCTVTQTGQKMACNVVPQRRAPVECVKDQFGFITYEVGESKKLFFHVKEVQDGVELQIGDEVEFSVVFNQRTAKCSACNVRRVCEGPKPVATPRPDRLVNRLKSITLDDASAPRLVILRQPRGPDNSKGFSVERKTRQPGVID; this is translated from the exons ATGGAAAGGGGCTCCTCTGAACCCCCTGTTACCCGCAGCAGTGGCTCGGCACCCGATACCGCCACTGCTCCCATGCCCATACCCCgttcctcctctgtctcttgCCACCCTCACCCTGGAAGTAAAAAGTACAAGCGGACTCCTTTGTATCAGAGATCA ATGAGTTTTGACCCAGGCATGCTTCATAACAATGGACACACTGCATATGCCAACGGCTCAGGGCCTGGCATCAGAGAAACCGGTGTGGTGGAGAAGCTGTTGACTTCCTATGGATTCATCCAGTGCTCAGAGCGCCAGGCTCGTCTTTTCTTCCATTGCTCCCAGTACAACGGGAACCTGCAGGAGCTTAAAATAGGAG ATGATGTAGAGTTTGAGGTGTCCTCTGACAGGCGCACTGGCAAGCCCATAGCAGTGAAGCTGCTTAAGATAAAGCCAGAAGTGCTGCCAGAGGAGCGCATCTCGGGCCAGGTGGGGCCAGACCTGCACGTCTATCCCTTTACTGTGCTGCATGGTTATATTCATCCA GTCGTCTCATCTGTCCCACTGAACTTGGATGGCAAGGCCGCTCCGGGTCAGGTTCCCACTGGGAGTGTATGTTATGAAAGAAATGGA GAGGTTTTTTATCTAACCTATACTCCTGATGATGTGGAGGGGAATGTCCCTTTGGAGACAGGCGACAAAGTCAGCTTTTACATGGAGACAAACAAGCA tacTGGTGCAGTGAGCGCTCGCAATATTCAGCTTGTGAAGAAAAAGCAGGCGAGGTGCCAGGGTGTGGTATGTGCTACAAAG GAGGCCTTTGGGTTCATTGAGAGGGCAGATGTGGTGAAGGAGATCTTTTTTCACTACAGCGAGTTTAAGGGTGACCTGGAGGCTCTTCAGGCTGGAGATGATGTGGAGTTCACCATCAAAGACAGAAAC GGCAAGGAAGTGGCTACGGACGTGCGCCTGCTCCCTCAGGGGACCGTCATCTTTGAAGACATAAGCATTGAGCAATTCGAAGGCACTGTTGTTAAAGTTATTCCCAAGGTTCCCACGAAAAACCAG AGTGACCCTCTGCCTGGGCGCATCAGTACGAGGATTGGTTTCTCTGAGAAGGAGCTTCCTTTTGGAGAGAAGGACACAAAGTCTAAGGTGACTCTTTTGGAAGGAGACCACATTCAGTTTAATATCTCCACTGACCGCAGGGACAAACTAGAGAGGGCTACAAACATCGAAATCCTCCCAGACACCTTCAACCTGACCAAGGAGACCCGTGAAAtg GGCGTGATTGCAGCCATTCGCGACGGCTTCGGCTTCATAAAGTGCGTGGATCGAGATGCCCGAATGTTCTTCCACTTCAGCGAGGTCCTGGAGGAGAGCCAACTGCACATCTCGGATGAAGTGGAGTTCACTGTTGTGCCTGTAGGTTCTGTTAAGCTTTTCACAAAA GATATGCTGTCTGCTCAGAGAAACCATGCGGTTCGCATTAAGAAGCTTCCCAAAGGGACAGTGTCTTTCCACACCCAGTCTGAGCAGAGGTTTGTGGGCGTCGTGGAGAAGGAAGTCGTGTCGGCCTCCAACAAGAACGCAAGCCCCACCAAGGGAAAGGAGAAG AAAAAAGACAAG GAAGCTGAGGAGGGAGTGATTGCATATGAAGACTGTGGTGTGAAGCTCACTGTGCCATATCATGTCAAAGACCTGGAGGGAGGAAGTTTCCCTCAAGCTGGAGACAAG GTGGAGTTCTGCATCAATGAAGTGAAGCGAACGGGCCATCAGAGCGCAGTTTCCATCAGGGTTCTCAACCGCAACGCCTCCAACTCCAGACGACTGCATGGATTTGTTGCTGCACTGAAGGATAACTTTGGATTCATTGAGACAGCAAACCATGACCAGGAAGTTTTCTTTCACTACAG tgaaaTGTGTGGGGATGTGGATAATTTGGAGCTGGGTGACACGGTGGAATATACTCTCTCTAAGGGGAAAGGAAACAAAGTTAGTGCTGAAAAGGTTACCAAGGTGGCTGCAG tgAACGGTACTGGTGACGATGTTGGTGTGTCCGTGTTGGCGGGAAAAATCATCCGTCCCATCCGCAGCGTGGATCCCTCCCAGACTGAATACCAAGGACTCATTGAAGTGACTGAGGAAG GTGAAGACAAGGGGCAGAACTATCCCTTTGGAATCATGGGGATGACGAACAAGGCCGACTGCCTGCAGAAGGGGGAACATGTTAAGTTCCAAGTTTGCACCGTCACCCAGACTGGCCAGAAGATGGCGTGCAACGTTGTTCCTCAGCGCAGAGCTCCAGTGGAGTGCGTCAAGGACCAG TTTGGCTTCATTACGTACGAGGTCGGAGAGAGCAAGAAGCTGTTCTTCCACGTGAAAGAAGTGCAGGACGGCGTGGAGCTCCAGATTGGAGATGAGGTGGAGTTTTCCGTCGTCTTCAATCAACGCACCGCAAAATGTAGCGCCTGCAACGTACGCAGAGTTTG TGAGGGGCCCAAACCGGTGGCCACGCCGCGTCCCGACCGCCTGGTGAACCGATTGAAGAGCATCACTCTGGATGACGCCAGCGCTCCTCGTCTGGTCATCCTACGGCAGCCTCGGGGTCCCGACAATTCAAAG GGCTTCAGTGTGGAGCGGAAGACTCGGCAACCTGGAGTCATTGACTGA
- the csde1 gene encoding cold shock domain-containing protein E1 isoform X9 — MSFDPGMLHNNGHTAYANGSGPGIRETGVVEKLLTSYGFIQCSERQARLFFHCSQYNGNLQELKIGDDVEFEVSSDRRTGKPIAVKLLKIKPEVLPEERISGQVGPDLHVYPFTVLHGYIHPVVSSVPLNLDGKAAPGQVPTGSVCYERNGEVFYLTYTPDDVEGNVPLETGDKVSFYMETNKHTGAVSARNIQLVKKKQARCQGVVCATKEAFGFIERADVVKEIFFHYSEFKGDLEALQAGDDVEFTIKDRNGKEVATDVRLLPQGTVIFEDISIEQFEGTVVKVIPKVPTKNQSDPLPGRISTRIGFSEKELPFGEKDTKSKVTLLEGDHIQFNISTDRRDKLERATNIEILPDTFNLTKETREMGVIAAIRDGFGFIKCVDRDARMFFHFSEVLEESQLHISDEVEFTVVPVGSVKLFTKDMLSAQRNHAVRIKKLPKGTVSFHTQSEQRFVGVVEKEVVSASNKNASPTKGKEKKKDKEAEEGVIAYEDCGVKLTVPYHVKDLEGGSFPQAGDKVEFCINEVKRTGHQSAVSIRVLNRNASNSRRLHGFVAALKDNFGFIETANHDQEVFFHYSEMCGDVDNLELGDTVEYTLSKGKGNKVSAEKVTKVAAVNGTGDDVGVSVLAGKIIRPIRSVDPSQTEYQGLIEVTEEGEDKGQNYPFGIMGMTNKADCLQKGEHVKFQVCTVTQTGQKMACNVVPQRRAPVECVKDQFGFITYEVGESKKLFFHVKEVQDGVELQIGDEVEFSVVFNQRTAKCSACNVRRVCEGPKPVATPRPDRLVNRLKSITLDDASAPRLVILRQPRGPDNSKGFSVERKTRQPGVID, encoded by the exons ATGAGTTTTGACCCAGGCATGCTTCATAACAATGGACACACTGCATATGCCAACGGCTCAGGGCCTGGCATCAGAGAAACCGGTGTGGTGGAGAAGCTGTTGACTTCCTATGGATTCATCCAGTGCTCAGAGCGCCAGGCTCGTCTTTTCTTCCATTGCTCCCAGTACAACGGGAACCTGCAGGAGCTTAAAATAGGAG ATGATGTAGAGTTTGAGGTGTCCTCTGACAGGCGCACTGGCAAGCCCATAGCAGTGAAGCTGCTTAAGATAAAGCCAGAAGTGCTGCCAGAGGAGCGCATCTCGGGCCAGGTGGGGCCAGACCTGCACGTCTATCCCTTTACTGTGCTGCATGGTTATATTCATCCA GTCGTCTCATCTGTCCCACTGAACTTGGATGGCAAGGCCGCTCCGGGTCAGGTTCCCACTGGGAGTGTATGTTATGAAAGAAATGGA GAGGTTTTTTATCTAACCTATACTCCTGATGATGTGGAGGGGAATGTCCCTTTGGAGACAGGCGACAAAGTCAGCTTTTACATGGAGACAAACAAGCA tacTGGTGCAGTGAGCGCTCGCAATATTCAGCTTGTGAAGAAAAAGCAGGCGAGGTGCCAGGGTGTGGTATGTGCTACAAAG GAGGCCTTTGGGTTCATTGAGAGGGCAGATGTGGTGAAGGAGATCTTTTTTCACTACAGCGAGTTTAAGGGTGACCTGGAGGCTCTTCAGGCTGGAGATGATGTGGAGTTCACCATCAAAGACAGAAAC GGCAAGGAAGTGGCTACGGACGTGCGCCTGCTCCCTCAGGGGACCGTCATCTTTGAAGACATAAGCATTGAGCAATTCGAAGGCACTGTTGTTAAAGTTATTCCCAAGGTTCCCACGAAAAACCAG AGTGACCCTCTGCCTGGGCGCATCAGTACGAGGATTGGTTTCTCTGAGAAGGAGCTTCCTTTTGGAGAGAAGGACACAAAGTCTAAGGTGACTCTTTTGGAAGGAGACCACATTCAGTTTAATATCTCCACTGACCGCAGGGACAAACTAGAGAGGGCTACAAACATCGAAATCCTCCCAGACACCTTCAACCTGACCAAGGAGACCCGTGAAAtg GGCGTGATTGCAGCCATTCGCGACGGCTTCGGCTTCATAAAGTGCGTGGATCGAGATGCCCGAATGTTCTTCCACTTCAGCGAGGTCCTGGAGGAGAGCCAACTGCACATCTCGGATGAAGTGGAGTTCACTGTTGTGCCTGTAGGTTCTGTTAAGCTTTTCACAAAA GATATGCTGTCTGCTCAGAGAAACCATGCGGTTCGCATTAAGAAGCTTCCCAAAGGGACAGTGTCTTTCCACACCCAGTCTGAGCAGAGGTTTGTGGGCGTCGTGGAGAAGGAAGTCGTGTCGGCCTCCAACAAGAACGCAAGCCCCACCAAGGGAAAGGAGAAG AAAAAAGACAAG GAAGCTGAGGAGGGAGTGATTGCATATGAAGACTGTGGTGTGAAGCTCACTGTGCCATATCATGTCAAAGACCTGGAGGGAGGAAGTTTCCCTCAAGCTGGAGACAAG GTGGAGTTCTGCATCAATGAAGTGAAGCGAACGGGCCATCAGAGCGCAGTTTCCATCAGGGTTCTCAACCGCAACGCCTCCAACTCCAGACGACTGCATGGATTTGTTGCTGCACTGAAGGATAACTTTGGATTCATTGAGACAGCAAACCATGACCAGGAAGTTTTCTTTCACTACAG tgaaaTGTGTGGGGATGTGGATAATTTGGAGCTGGGTGACACGGTGGAATATACTCTCTCTAAGGGGAAAGGAAACAAAGTTAGTGCTGAAAAGGTTACCAAGGTGGCTGCAG tgAACGGTACTGGTGACGATGTTGGTGTGTCCGTGTTGGCGGGAAAAATCATCCGTCCCATCCGCAGCGTGGATCCCTCCCAGACTGAATACCAAGGACTCATTGAAGTGACTGAGGAAG GTGAAGACAAGGGGCAGAACTATCCCTTTGGAATCATGGGGATGACGAACAAGGCCGACTGCCTGCAGAAGGGGGAACATGTTAAGTTCCAAGTTTGCACCGTCACCCAGACTGGCCAGAAGATGGCGTGCAACGTTGTTCCTCAGCGCAGAGCTCCAGTGGAGTGCGTCAAGGACCAG TTTGGCTTCATTACGTACGAGGTCGGAGAGAGCAAGAAGCTGTTCTTCCACGTGAAAGAAGTGCAGGACGGCGTGGAGCTCCAGATTGGAGATGAGGTGGAGTTTTCCGTCGTCTTCAATCAACGCACCGCAAAATGTAGCGCCTGCAACGTACGCAGAGTTTG TGAGGGGCCCAAACCGGTGGCCACGCCGCGTCCCGACCGCCTGGTGAACCGATTGAAGAGCATCACTCTGGATGACGCCAGCGCTCCTCGTCTGGTCATCCTACGGCAGCCTCGGGGTCCCGACAATTCAAAG GGCTTCAGTGTGGAGCGGAAGACTCGGCAACCTGGAGTCATTGACTGA
- the csde1 gene encoding cold shock domain-containing protein E1 isoform X8 yields MGSPWKGFVEFTLPASPPTTFVSADLSSTSPVGLSLSPYGRSMSFDPGMLHNNGHTAYANGSGPGIRETGVVEKLLTSYGFIQCSERQARLFFHCSQYNGNLQELKIGDDVEFEVSSDRRTGKPIAVKLLKIKPEVLPEERISGQVGPDLHVYPFTVLHGYIHPVVSSVPLNLDGKAAPGQVPTGSVCYERNGEVFYLTYTPDDVEGNVPLETGDKVSFYMETNKHTGAVSARNIQLVKKKQARCQGVVCATKEAFGFIERADVVKEIFFHYSEFKGDLEALQAGDDVEFTIKDRNGKEVATDVRLLPQGTVIFEDISIEQFEGTVVKVIPKVPTKNQSDPLPGRISTRIGFSEKELPFGEKDTKSKVTLLEGDHIQFNISTDRRDKLERATNIEILPDTFNLTKETREMGVIAAIRDGFGFIKCVDRDARMFFHFSEVLEESQLHISDEVEFTVVPVGSVKLFTKDMLSAQRNHAVRIKKLPKGTVSFHTQSEQRFVGVVEKEVVSASNKNASPTKGKEKKKDKEAEEGVIAYEDCGVKLTVPYHVKDLEGGSFPQAGDKVEFCINEVKRTGHQSAVSIRVLNRNASNSRRLHGFVAALKDNFGFIETANHDQEVFFHYSEMCGDVDNLELGDTVEYTLSKGKGNKVSAEKVTKVAAVNGTGDDVGVSVLAGKIIRPIRSVDPSQTEYQGLIEVTEEGEDKGQNYPFGIMGMTNKADCLQKGEHVKFQVCTVTQTGQKMACNVVPQRRAPVECVKDQFGFITYEVGESKKLFFHVKEVQDGVELQIGDEVEFSVVFNQRTAKCSACNVRRVCEGPKPVATPRPDRLVNRLKSITLDDASAPRLVILRQPRGPDNSKGFSVERKTRQPGVID; encoded by the exons ATGAGTTTTGACCCAGGCATGCTTCATAACAATGGACACACTGCATATGCCAACGGCTCAGGGCCTGGCATCAGAGAAACCGGTGTGGTGGAGAAGCTGTTGACTTCCTATGGATTCATCCAGTGCTCAGAGCGCCAGGCTCGTCTTTTCTTCCATTGCTCCCAGTACAACGGGAACCTGCAGGAGCTTAAAATAGGAG ATGATGTAGAGTTTGAGGTGTCCTCTGACAGGCGCACTGGCAAGCCCATAGCAGTGAAGCTGCTTAAGATAAAGCCAGAAGTGCTGCCAGAGGAGCGCATCTCGGGCCAGGTGGGGCCAGACCTGCACGTCTATCCCTTTACTGTGCTGCATGGTTATATTCATCCA GTCGTCTCATCTGTCCCACTGAACTTGGATGGCAAGGCCGCTCCGGGTCAGGTTCCCACTGGGAGTGTATGTTATGAAAGAAATGGA GAGGTTTTTTATCTAACCTATACTCCTGATGATGTGGAGGGGAATGTCCCTTTGGAGACAGGCGACAAAGTCAGCTTTTACATGGAGACAAACAAGCA tacTGGTGCAGTGAGCGCTCGCAATATTCAGCTTGTGAAGAAAAAGCAGGCGAGGTGCCAGGGTGTGGTATGTGCTACAAAG GAGGCCTTTGGGTTCATTGAGAGGGCAGATGTGGTGAAGGAGATCTTTTTTCACTACAGCGAGTTTAAGGGTGACCTGGAGGCTCTTCAGGCTGGAGATGATGTGGAGTTCACCATCAAAGACAGAAAC GGCAAGGAAGTGGCTACGGACGTGCGCCTGCTCCCTCAGGGGACCGTCATCTTTGAAGACATAAGCATTGAGCAATTCGAAGGCACTGTTGTTAAAGTTATTCCCAAGGTTCCCACGAAAAACCAG AGTGACCCTCTGCCTGGGCGCATCAGTACGAGGATTGGTTTCTCTGAGAAGGAGCTTCCTTTTGGAGAGAAGGACACAAAGTCTAAGGTGACTCTTTTGGAAGGAGACCACATTCAGTTTAATATCTCCACTGACCGCAGGGACAAACTAGAGAGGGCTACAAACATCGAAATCCTCCCAGACACCTTCAACCTGACCAAGGAGACCCGTGAAAtg GGCGTGATTGCAGCCATTCGCGACGGCTTCGGCTTCATAAAGTGCGTGGATCGAGATGCCCGAATGTTCTTCCACTTCAGCGAGGTCCTGGAGGAGAGCCAACTGCACATCTCGGATGAAGTGGAGTTCACTGTTGTGCCTGTAGGTTCTGTTAAGCTTTTCACAAAA GATATGCTGTCTGCTCAGAGAAACCATGCGGTTCGCATTAAGAAGCTTCCCAAAGGGACAGTGTCTTTCCACACCCAGTCTGAGCAGAGGTTTGTGGGCGTCGTGGAGAAGGAAGTCGTGTCGGCCTCCAACAAGAACGCAAGCCCCACCAAGGGAAAGGAGAAG AAAAAAGACAAG GAAGCTGAGGAGGGAGTGATTGCATATGAAGACTGTGGTGTGAAGCTCACTGTGCCATATCATGTCAAAGACCTGGAGGGAGGAAGTTTCCCTCAAGCTGGAGACAAG GTGGAGTTCTGCATCAATGAAGTGAAGCGAACGGGCCATCAGAGCGCAGTTTCCATCAGGGTTCTCAACCGCAACGCCTCCAACTCCAGACGACTGCATGGATTTGTTGCTGCACTGAAGGATAACTTTGGATTCATTGAGACAGCAAACCATGACCAGGAAGTTTTCTTTCACTACAG tgaaaTGTGTGGGGATGTGGATAATTTGGAGCTGGGTGACACGGTGGAATATACTCTCTCTAAGGGGAAAGGAAACAAAGTTAGTGCTGAAAAGGTTACCAAGGTGGCTGCAG tgAACGGTACTGGTGACGATGTTGGTGTGTCCGTGTTGGCGGGAAAAATCATCCGTCCCATCCGCAGCGTGGATCCCTCCCAGACTGAATACCAAGGACTCATTGAAGTGACTGAGGAAG GTGAAGACAAGGGGCAGAACTATCCCTTTGGAATCATGGGGATGACGAACAAGGCCGACTGCCTGCAGAAGGGGGAACATGTTAAGTTCCAAGTTTGCACCGTCACCCAGACTGGCCAGAAGATGGCGTGCAACGTTGTTCCTCAGCGCAGAGCTCCAGTGGAGTGCGTCAAGGACCAG TTTGGCTTCATTACGTACGAGGTCGGAGAGAGCAAGAAGCTGTTCTTCCACGTGAAAGAAGTGCAGGACGGCGTGGAGCTCCAGATTGGAGATGAGGTGGAGTTTTCCGTCGTCTTCAATCAACGCACCGCAAAATGTAGCGCCTGCAACGTACGCAGAGTTTG TGAGGGGCCCAAACCGGTGGCCACGCCGCGTCCCGACCGCCTGGTGAACCGATTGAAGAGCATCACTCTGGATGACGCCAGCGCTCCTCGTCTGGTCATCCTACGGCAGCCTCGGGGTCCCGACAATTCAAAG GGCTTCAGTGTGGAGCGGAAGACTCGGCAACCTGGAGTCATTGACTGA
- the csde1 gene encoding cold shock domain-containing protein E1 isoform X6: protein MGSPWKGFVEFTLPASPPTTFVSADLSSTSPVGLSLSPYGRSRVAALSPVSEMERGSSEPPVTRSSGSAPDTATAPMPIPRSSSVSCHPHPGSKKYKRTPLYQRSMSFDPGMLHNNGHTAYANGSGPGIRETGVVEKLLTSYGFIQCSERQARLFFHCSQYNGNLQELKIGDDVEFEVSSDRRTGKPIAVKLLKIKPEVLPEERISGQVVSSVPLNLDGKAAPGQVPTGSVCYERNGEVFYLTYTPDDVEGNVPLETGDKVSFYMETNKHTGAVSARNIQLVKKKQARCQGVVCATKEAFGFIERADVVKEIFFHYSEFKGDLEALQAGDDVEFTIKDRNGKEVATDVRLLPQGTVIFEDISIEQFEGTVVKVIPKVPTKNQSDPLPGRISTRIGFSEKELPFGEKDTKSKVTLLEGDHIQFNISTDRRDKLERATNIEILPDTFNLTKETREMGVIAAIRDGFGFIKCVDRDARMFFHFSEVLEESQLHISDEVEFTVVPDMLSAQRNHAVRIKKLPKGTVSFHTQSEQRFVGVVEKEVVSASNKNASPTKGKEKEAEEGVIAYEDCGVKLTVPYHVKDLEGGSFPQAGDKVEFCINEVKRTGHQSAVSIRVLNRNASNSRRLHGFVAALKDNFGFIETANHDQEVFFHYSEMCGDVDNLELGDTVEYTLSKGKGNKVSAEKVTKVAAVNGTGDDVGVSVLAGKIIRPIRSVDPSQTEYQGLIEVTEEGEDKGQNYPFGIMGMTNKADCLQKGEHVKFQVCTVTQTGQKMACNVVPQRRAPVECVKDQFGFITYEVGESKKLFFHVKEVQDGVELQIGDEVEFSVVFNQRTAKCSACNVRRVCEGPKPVATPRPDRLVNRLKSITLDDASAPRLVILRQPRGPDNSKGFSVERKTRQPGVID, encoded by the exons CGAGTTGCGGCTCTGTCCCCCGTGTCAGAAATGGAAAGGGGCTCCTCTGAACCCCCTGTTACCCGCAGCAGTGGCTCGGCACCCGATACCGCCACTGCTCCCATGCCCATACCCCgttcctcctctgtctcttgCCACCCTCACCCTGGAAGTAAAAAGTACAAGCGGACTCCTTTGTATCAGAGATCA ATGAGTTTTGACCCAGGCATGCTTCATAACAATGGACACACTGCATATGCCAACGGCTCAGGGCCTGGCATCAGAGAAACCGGTGTGGTGGAGAAGCTGTTGACTTCCTATGGATTCATCCAGTGCTCAGAGCGCCAGGCTCGTCTTTTCTTCCATTGCTCCCAGTACAACGGGAACCTGCAGGAGCTTAAAATAGGAG ATGATGTAGAGTTTGAGGTGTCCTCTGACAGGCGCACTGGCAAGCCCATAGCAGTGAAGCTGCTTAAGATAAAGCCAGAAGTGCTGCCAGAGGAGCGCATCTCGGGCCAG GTCGTCTCATCTGTCCCACTGAACTTGGATGGCAAGGCCGCTCCGGGTCAGGTTCCCACTGGGAGTGTATGTTATGAAAGAAATGGA GAGGTTTTTTATCTAACCTATACTCCTGATGATGTGGAGGGGAATGTCCCTTTGGAGACAGGCGACAAAGTCAGCTTTTACATGGAGACAAACAAGCA tacTGGTGCAGTGAGCGCTCGCAATATTCAGCTTGTGAAGAAAAAGCAGGCGAGGTGCCAGGGTGTGGTATGTGCTACAAAG GAGGCCTTTGGGTTCATTGAGAGGGCAGATGTGGTGAAGGAGATCTTTTTTCACTACAGCGAGTTTAAGGGTGACCTGGAGGCTCTTCAGGCTGGAGATGATGTGGAGTTCACCATCAAAGACAGAAAC GGCAAGGAAGTGGCTACGGACGTGCGCCTGCTCCCTCAGGGGACCGTCATCTTTGAAGACATAAGCATTGAGCAATTCGAAGGCACTGTTGTTAAAGTTATTCCCAAGGTTCCCACGAAAAACCAG AGTGACCCTCTGCCTGGGCGCATCAGTACGAGGATTGGTTTCTCTGAGAAGGAGCTTCCTTTTGGAGAGAAGGACACAAAGTCTAAGGTGACTCTTTTGGAAGGAGACCACATTCAGTTTAATATCTCCACTGACCGCAGGGACAAACTAGAGAGGGCTACAAACATCGAAATCCTCCCAGACACCTTCAACCTGACCAAGGAGACCCGTGAAAtg GGCGTGATTGCAGCCATTCGCGACGGCTTCGGCTTCATAAAGTGCGTGGATCGAGATGCCCGAATGTTCTTCCACTTCAGCGAGGTCCTGGAGGAGAGCCAACTGCACATCTCGGATGAAGTGGAGTTCACTGTTGTGCCT GATATGCTGTCTGCTCAGAGAAACCATGCGGTTCGCATTAAGAAGCTTCCCAAAGGGACAGTGTCTTTCCACACCCAGTCTGAGCAGAGGTTTGTGGGCGTCGTGGAGAAGGAAGTCGTGTCGGCCTCCAACAAGAACGCAAGCCCCACCAAGGGAAAGGAGAAG GAAGCTGAGGAGGGAGTGATTGCATATGAAGACTGTGGTGTGAAGCTCACTGTGCCATATCATGTCAAAGACCTGGAGGGAGGAAGTTTCCCTCAAGCTGGAGACAAG GTGGAGTTCTGCATCAATGAAGTGAAGCGAACGGGCCATCAGAGCGCAGTTTCCATCAGGGTTCTCAACCGCAACGCCTCCAACTCCAGACGACTGCATGGATTTGTTGCTGCACTGAAGGATAACTTTGGATTCATTGAGACAGCAAACCATGACCAGGAAGTTTTCTTTCACTACAG tgaaaTGTGTGGGGATGTGGATAATTTGGAGCTGGGTGACACGGTGGAATATACTCTCTCTAAGGGGAAAGGAAACAAAGTTAGTGCTGAAAAGGTTACCAAGGTGGCTGCAG tgAACGGTACTGGTGACGATGTTGGTGTGTCCGTGTTGGCGGGAAAAATCATCCGTCCCATCCGCAGCGTGGATCCCTCCCAGACTGAATACCAAGGACTCATTGAAGTGACTGAGGAAG GTGAAGACAAGGGGCAGAACTATCCCTTTGGAATCATGGGGATGACGAACAAGGCCGACTGCCTGCAGAAGGGGGAACATGTTAAGTTCCAAGTTTGCACCGTCACCCAGACTGGCCAGAAGATGGCGTGCAACGTTGTTCCTCAGCGCAGAGCTCCAGTGGAGTGCGTCAAGGACCAG TTTGGCTTCATTACGTACGAGGTCGGAGAGAGCAAGAAGCTGTTCTTCCACGTGAAAGAAGTGCAGGACGGCGTGGAGCTCCAGATTGGAGATGAGGTGGAGTTTTCCGTCGTCTTCAATCAACGCACCGCAAAATGTAGCGCCTGCAACGTACGCAGAGTTTG TGAGGGGCCCAAACCGGTGGCCACGCCGCGTCCCGACCGCCTGGTGAACCGATTGAAGAGCATCACTCTGGATGACGCCAGCGCTCCTCGTCTGGTCATCCTACGGCAGCCTCGGGGTCCCGACAATTCAAAG GGCTTCAGTGTGGAGCGGAAGACTCGGCAACCTGGAGTCATTGACTGA